The DNA window CACTATATATTTTCCAATCAGTCTTTCCCTATTAAATTTGTGTAATTTGTTTGTTAATTTGTGAGTGACATTTCACCAGCCCTTCTTTAAATGATTCTAACAAAAAACATCAAGCTTTAATCAAGAAAACTATAAGTCATTAAGTTCACACAACAATATACTAAATCACAATAGTGCACAAAATTTTATTCAGTGGATCACTTCTACATCCCTTTAAACAGGGGCGGACTGCATGGGCGGACATGGGTGACATTGTCCCCATCAAATGAAAAACCTTTTTCATGTGTAATTTTTCCCAAATACTAATTCTATTTATTAATCCTCATCTGATCACATCACCTCAACTGATATCCTGGTCCAGAGCCCTGGCCTAAGTACCTTCAAATTACACAAACCTCCACCTAAACactaatgattattattatctGTGTTACCAATTGCAAAACACATGATGTTCACATTCCCGCCGCTCAAGCAGGACGTATTTTATTTCTCTCTTAACTACGAAGGATGGGAAGGAACTCCAGTTTTTAGGCACTTTCTCTGAGAAACATATAGTTCCTATTTTTCAATGACTTTTCTAAATAAAAAGGCGAACACATATTAAGAACCTCATATCCCCAATAAACCAAGACAGTTGAAGCTTTAGTACTGTATGGGTACAAGTAGAAATAATCACCGTAAAAACTACTTACATCATGGCCATGGAGATTTGCTTGAGATCATTCTCCATATTTCTCATGTTAGCGAGCGATTGTGCGCAGAATATAATAGCGAGCCACGAACAAACCTTGTACTGTGGCAAATCAAACGGAAAACGTTTAATTAATCAACACCTAACGCTAACCCTTCTTCATTGGACAAATTCAAACTGGATAAAAAGTGATATAATCTAATCTATCAACTACAGTGGTGAATCGAGTCGAAAATATAGATCGAACATAGTTATAGAGAGAGAGAAAAAATGCACCCGAAACATTGCACCAAGTACGCCGAAAATGACGGCGATAAAACCAGAGTAATCGATTGGAAGGTCCTGTGGAGCCACTGGTTGCGGTTTGTACGGTCGCGTCGCCGACGGCTGCCGAGGATCGTTCGAGGCTAGGAAGTAGGCATTGGAGCGATCTTGCGACGCCATCTCTTTCGTATCTTTTCCTCTCCCTCAATCAGCAAACATTAATGATATTGTGGGACCTTTTCGCGAGGTTACGAGTATTTGTCTATTTTACTCTTaaataattcaatttttttcctAATGAAATTACTTCTACTAAAttagataataataaaaaattacaatTATAATTATATGGGGTATCCCCAAACTTAAATAAGGACCTTGTTCTTAACATCGTTTTACATACTACATATCATCTATGATATATATCGTAGTTGGAATACAACGATAAATTAGCATCCGCcttttcattttcaaaaatcgcTCTATTTCTCTAGTTCCAAACATGTTATATCATTTTCTTGTTTCCTCGCTCAACTTCTCATCACGCATCCAACGACATTAATCGAATACGACGTCAGATTGCTGATATTCTCATCAAAGCACTTCCAAGAACGGCTTTCAATGAATTAAACTCCAAGCTTGgaatttaatatatttgagGGGGAAtgtagaaaaataatatttatttattattaggtTGATTAGATTTAAGTTATTCTGTTTCCTTAGTTTGTTATTCAGTTTCTTTATTTGATGGGATCAcatcaaatatatatttagACTGTATATTGAAACTCGTGAGCCAGTGCTGCTATCTTTTGAAAGTTGCAGATCTAGTACTTTACCTGTTCAACAGAAGCAAAATCAGTATTGTCATGTTCTACAGGTATTGATCATAGCACCCACTTCCATTGTTGTTTAGGAGGGAATGGTCAATTGTCCATGTGTTTGCCTGTGTCCGGTATGCATTATTGTGTATGTTAGATAATTACACTTAAACGATGGCGACCATGATAATAATATAGTATCCAAAagtgcggaataaaataatcaacaagaaCATAAAGATTTACGTGATTTACCCAAGATAGGTTACGTCCACGAAGCTCTCGTACATGTGAAACCAAATGCATTTTCTAGCAGCCACCAATCATTCTTTAACATATGCATCTGCTAGCTGCCGACATTTGAAAAGTATTGCTAGCTGCGacatttgaaaaatataaaaaatacttTGGTCCACCTTATTTAACATGGTATTCAATTCAATTCGAACAAAATCTTTTGTTCATTCACATAATTTGTCATGCTAATATTATTTGCAAAATGTTTGGTCGACACTTTTTACACCAAAAAACGGCCTTTAATGGTGCCTTTCATTTCATATCCCTAATTTGTCTGCAAGCGCATAGCACCACCCCCGTTAAATTCATGTCTTGCTCCACCAAAATAGTATATTCTACTAATCTTCTGGATCATGGTACTAGTAAATGTGCTCAATCTCCTGTTCAGAATATTACGATACGACGAGTTAAGGAATAAAATGAATAGATATATTCTATTCTCCACATATTTCCCTTTATGTGGCTATGCTTACATatgcgaaaaaaaaaaaatttatggataTGCTTTAAATGTGTATAATGAATCTACCAACAAAAGTGTGTATTTGTCCGTAAGTCCAAGCATCTCTATTTTTGAATATCATACCTCAGTGTGTCTCATTTTGATTGAGCATGCCTCTCTCCTAGCTCTAGGGCACCCATTCATCTTAGTATGTGTTTGAGTTGGAGGACTTTACTCGGTACTGACCTTCAAATTGAATGGCATTTCTCGGCGATTTTTAAACATATTCTATAAGTATCCGATGTGTAACTTGAGTTCACTACTAATGCATGGTTAGAAAACTTCCtttgatataattattaaatataaaccATTTCTCTACTGTCGAACTTTTTACAGAGTAGATATTTTTGTAATCATTTTGACCTTTGACTATGTTTTTAAGGGGGAAAAAAGAAATACTAAACTAACcttcttaaataaatttatctTGTTTTCTTAATACTAGAAGAATAATTAAATACTAATAGgaataaactcaaaatatttcCATGTTTATAGTTTTGTAATTCCAGATTTATATCGAGTCATGGACAACCTGGGTTTCTTGatgtgtttttatatgattttcctAAAATAGGCTTACATAAATAATCAACATAAATATTTGGATTTCTTACCCCAATTTTCCCATTCATCTCATTAATATACCAAATGATACCGTCAAAATAATATCATACCAAATGATATTCAAACTTTTAACAAAAGTATAATAGTACGttgtatatttttatattgtattaattattatgaaaaaaatataacaaaattgcaatacactttataaaaataaaattttactttatattaaatttaataccaaaaatataacaatatatatatatatatatatatatatattataatataatatgatatgatattatgaaTTCATTTCCgtgaatttaatttaattgataGAAAAGGGGAACGGTGCATGAAGCAAGACTTTATTTTGATTTGGTTCATGGAAACGAACTTGTAATCAACAGCTATTCCCTTCACGAATCTGCGCTGTGCAGCCCTCCTTTCTCAGAACGCCCTATTTCAGACACACGAAGCACAGAGAAACACTCTCGAATTCGTATAACAATGGTGGGCGAAGAGAAGCGGCATCAGATGATGCAAAACCTGTTCGGTGACCAGTcagaagaagaggaagaagaggAGGAGATCGAATCCGAGCACGAATCTAATCGACAGCCTGATTATGCTTCCGTGAGgattttattgtattttttttgtCTAATTTACTcattgttttcttttctttgctGTTAAACTGAAAAAAAAAGTTTCAATTTTACAATAATTAAAACGCGAAAGTGTCTTTGGCTGATGAAATACTTTATTTTACTGAAATTGTTTTGTCAATGCTATTATGGGATGCGAGAATCGGCTTCCTCGTGTATGGGGGTCTGAAAGTTTAAACCTAATTCCCTATTTATTTACGGCGAACCGATACCTGGATGCCGACTACTGTCTGCTTGTTGCCGCACAGGGTGGGCCTAACACTGGAAGGTAGGGCAGTAGACCTGTATGGTAAAACTCAAGGCGTAAATCATGAAAACACAAGTTTTTCCTGCAAAAGTTCCCTAGTTTTGtgattttatgataaaaattgCATATTGTAGCCTAGTTTTGCCTTTCACTATTATTTTAGTTCGGGCCCTGCTTGCAAGAGTGTCCATTTTTTGGTGTGGAATGATTCTGGTCATTATTCTTTTCGAAAATCCAATTGCGAACACTTAGGTAACTTTTCTGCATCTTTTATATTAGCTGTTGATTCAAAAGATATTAGTTTTGGATGTACATGTATGAGATTAAGCATGTACGATTTGTAATGTTATGGTCGAATTTCAGGTGAGTTTTTCTAACATATATATTGAGGATGATATTCATGCAAGAATCTAAGTTATATTTTTGCTAATCAAATTCAATCTACAGTTTCCTTTTTTTCCATCTCCAAATTTCTGCTCCCGCTCCCACTCTGTCCATGTCTTGATTAAACCTTATGCAAATCTGTTAGAACTCCATATAAGAAATCGTACATATTTAGTTATCTTTATTTTACTCTCTGTTGGTCTGTGTTAACTGAGATTTCCTTGAATCTAGAATTTCTTTAACATTTTTAATCCATAAATTGATGACACAAAAGTATGTTGCTATTTCccatatgtatatgagttttcTAATCTGACTGCCTTGGAAGATGTGTAAATAATTGAACTTCaatgttttttctttttaaaaattattgtaGTGAATGTTTGGGGCCATTAATAAAGAACTCTCGAAGAAGATCTCAGAATTCTGTCTGGTTcataattgattaatttaatttatgaaatataatattattaatcaATTTCTATTTCTCAGTGTATCATATTACTTTAATAGTCACAATTGTTGGATAATTCTATCATACATACCACATGACCATACACCATTACTTGTAATGGTCAAAAGGTAAAATTATAATTCATCTTGTACTTGTAATTTTAATCCAAATCTGAATTTGTCAAATCAAACATATTATTCCATCAGTTATTATTTCATATCCAAtctagttattattattttttttttttgatagaagactatttttatatatataaagatttgGGTTACAACAGATTGCGGATAAGAAATCCACAACGCAATACAAAGCTACTACCTAACCCAGCACTAGCTGCAATAGACATTACTTATAGGACATTTTTCATCTTATAAAACTATTACATGCACGCATATTTCCAATCCCTCACTAAGTCAGAAATCCCCAAATGCCGGAACTCTTTCAAGTTTGTTGTCCATGCTGCAATTCTGAATTTCAATTTCTCCCAGACTTGATCGACAGAGTCCTCAATATCATCAAATATTCTTTTGTTCCTTTCCAACCAAAGTGACCAAAATACATAGGGAATTATCATATCCAATCTAGTTATTTCAATAGTCCCAGAATAATTTATACTTATATAGTCGTATCTCTTGAACCGAATGCAACATATTGTGATATTAGTTTAATTTTTAGGATGAAGTAGACGGAAGACCTAAAGGCGGAGGTGAAGGCCAGGGGGAAGCAGAAATTGAGAGTGAGGGTGAACCTCAAGATCTTGATCATTTACATACAGAAAGTGAGGGTGAGAGAGACCAGAGCTCTCAAGAAGTTGAACTAGGCAATCAAAGGGAAGAAAGTGAAGATCGGTATTCGGAGAGCGATGAAAAGGAGCAATATGGCCAACGAGGTGTAACAAGCAGAAGACGTGATGCAGTTGACAGTGGATCAGAAAGATCTGCAGAGAATCATTTTGCTGCTAATGAGGACGATGAAGAGAATATGGCCCAGAGTCCCAGGTCTCTTACTCATTGTCTACGAGCTCACTACTTTACAAATTTTTGTCGTTCATTATTTGGTTTTCCTTTCTGCATAAACTGGATTATAAATAATGCATTTCCTCTCACCTGCTTTGAATGTTTCGAAACTGAGTTATTGTATCATTTCTTCAGTGCGATATTTTATATGGATGTATTGAAGGGTCTGAATTTAATGGCTTGGTGCAGATCACTTGGTGACGAGAAAAGTGATCAATTTTTACACTCTGCACCAGAGATACGGGATGTTTTTGGGGACTCTGAAGACGAAGAACAAGCAGAATATGAAGTTCGGAACCAGATCGAAGAAGGAAATGTTAGTATGAGAACTCATTTTGAAACTGTATTCTTTGTTCATATATAAAGAGACactttaattataaataatatacatatgaaATGATTCATGCACTTTCCCTTGATATAGCTATCACCTGTGGACGAAGAGGAAAATTATGAGGGAGAGCTTAGGCCGGAGGATATGATACCTGATGAAGATGCACCATATGATTCTGAAGAGGATCATACCGATgctaaacctaaggaaaaaccGGTTGGCCCCCCACTGGAGTTGGAGATTCCTCTACGCCATCCTCCAGCTGAATCAGACAAGGTTTACTTATTGTTTTCTTTCCACTGGAAGCTGCTACAATTTGGAATCAACCAAATTATTTTTAGAAATCATGATTGGGATCTAATATTATTGAAGTTACACTTACGGAGTCCAGTATTTCTGTCTGTCCGCATTACCAGTTGGTTTATATATTGATAGTTCGAATCATTTCATGGGGCATCTACTTCTTCAAGAACAACCAAAGACATTTTGGTGAATTTGTGTTGAAATAGATGTGATGAGTCATATAGATTCTTCTGAAGCATTTACTTGAGCTATAGGATTCAATCAGCGTGTAAATTATTCAATTTGTGCATTCTTTCATAACTTAGGCTGGATGTGTCCTTGAAATTATGTAGAACTTAACGAAGACAGTGATGTAACTGAAATGACATATCGAGAACTGTGGAACTTTTGATACAAGTATGAAGGTAGGAAAGATAAATCACATTGGACTTTTGCTTAGAGTAACGGATATCATCAAAGAAGACAAATATCAAAGCGGGGGTCAGTTGTTTGTCTATTTTGAAGGCACCACTTTTCCTATGACAACTCTTAACAATCCATCATACTCACTTTAATTTCAGCACTGCCATGATTTATGTCAAGTCCTCAAGATATGATCTGCTGAAAGTTGGCTTTTCTCCCGGTCTTCCCAATAATGAAGAACCTAAACTTGTTCAATGGCCCCCATGCAAACCCAAACTatattgtttaattttgaattaAGTATATTGTCTCTTTTCATTAGAAATTGGATAGCATTCTCATACAAAATTTATGGTTAGGTTGGTTTCACTTTGATTTTTATTTCTGTAATTACTGATCTGGAGGTGATGTTGGTTCTAGTTTACCTGGACAATTTAGTAATAAACTCGAGGTATTAAATACATAGTTGCAGAAATAGTAATGATGATTCTACTATTGCAGATGAATATGATCAAAGTCTCAAATATTATGGGCATAGATTATAAACCTTTTGATCCCAAAACATTTGTTGAAGAAGATTTCTATGAGACTGATGAATCAGGATCGAGAAAGAGGATACGTTTGGAAAATAATGTTGTTCGTTGGAGGAAGTTCAAAAAACCTGATGGCTCCTTTTCTGTAAGTAAATCCTTCAACGCTTTTTAGTTGTTCCCATTTGAAACATGTGCACATGAAATTGATGTTGTCAATGGTCAATACTCAAATATAAGTTCATCCGAGGAAATAAAATAGTAACTGAATCCTATGAAATTGAAATtccttttctttcttttaaacTTGTTTATAAATCAgtataattgattttaaattcttgctAGATGAACGCATTTGAGATTCATATACCAAGTTAGAACACTAATCAAAACACAACCTGACTATATCCactcattttatttattttatggtaGTTTCGGGCAATGCATCACTTTTTACATGGCTTTTGTAAATGAGACTCGTACTACGATTGAATATGTccactgtttttttttttagatttacaTTGACTTTATAGCTTCTAATTTAGTTCCCTTTAGTTGAAGTGTATAGAAAGAGAACGTTGTTGCAGAATGCAGATGATATGTAAATCTTTTGCATGGATACTACAAGACACAAAATTGATTGCTTAGGTGCATGATGGTCATATGATCATGGAATGAATAGCAGACAACAAATTGGGATGCAAATTTAAGTCAAATATATCCCActaaatttcatattttcatcgaGGGAGCCATTTTATACCATTCTGATATGCCATTATAAAGTTGTGATGggattgaatatttgaatgttggtTAAAAGTCTTTATTATTATTGGAGAAGAATACAAAAGTAACAAGTacaaaaattagtgaaaaataaAGGTACCTTCTTTTTTTTATGGTTCACATTTTACCTGATGTAAACAAGAAGCACAAAATGCATAATATTCAAAATACTAAGAGGCTACAAGGCCTGAGCACCTGGCAGTGAAATAAGCATGTTGTTAAGAAGTGTAGAACAAGAATGATGTTTAGTTTGCTGCCTAGGTGTGCGCTTATGAGAATCCTagagagagaaaaatttgaaaatgctCTCTCCTTCACCAAACTACCGTTCGACTGAAATACTTCACCATCCTTTCACCGAGTTCCAGTTTCCCTGAGATTCATCGTTCGCCCTCATTCCCAGTCTCCGGCGCCGGCCATCGGCCGGCGGCGTCAACCAGAACTTTTAAAATCTCACCTACAGCGTACCTTTTCTTACTTTGTCGGTCCCTTACTCTGCCTTTGTCATTTTATCTTGTCCCGATCTTTTCCGATCCCTTAGCTTCTCCCGGTTTATCTGACCTTTAACCTAGCCTCTTGATCCCAATAATCCTTTTCTCTATCCTTTTTTCCATCGCAGTCAGTGTGCCTTTCTTCCCAGGTCTTTCGTTAATATGAAATCATTCGTGAAGTATCAGGGTTTTGCTAGAAATCAATACAAAAAAAGCTATGACATCAAAGTTGAACAAAAATTGTTCTTAGTCAGTCGAGGTAGGTGGGGTGACTCGGTCTTGGTTTCTGAAAGAACTAGAAATGCAACCTACATTCTGGAAATTAATATGGAAAGCTTGGATTGgatcatatcaaaactatatgaTTTCATTAACAAACCACAAGATTGCCCTACTTTCAATCGATTTAGAGGCAGAGAATCAGTGGTTCATTTGCAGAAATTCGTTAACGGTCGAGGCAGCTATTTAGAACTATCTAAGTTAGTCTGGAGGGGAAAGTCCCAGCGAATCATTATACCAAGCGGACGTTTCAATGGGGGATGGAAATGGTTGGCATCTTTCTTGTCTAGGTTCAGGATAAATGGCAGGGACGATGCTTTGAACTTCAGAGATATTAAACGGCCGATGGACCAACCACAGAGGAGGCATAATGTTTGGTTGAATACTGGTGTAAAGGTAAGTCCAGAAGTGGTAGAGAAGGAACATGTACCAGATATGATATCTAAGGACTGGGACAAGGCTATTATCATCACAAGAGATTGTGTGAACACTTCATGGGAGTTGGTGAGCAATACACTCGGAAAGGCTATCCAGAGAAAGATCGAAGTTTTCCCATTCCAAGCCAACAAGGCAGTTTGGTGGCCACATAACGAAGAGGTTGCTGTATTCTATTTGCGCTTGAAGAAATGCTTTTTGGAACGTAAAGTTACATTATCCTTTCAGAAATGGAGTCAAAATATCAACAGAGAAGAGGAAGTGTTCGAGTGTTGCCACAGTTGGATTCGCGTTTTAGGGATTCCATGGGACTTATGGTCCAGAGAACTTTTCACTAGTATCGGGGATCAATGTGGTGGTCTGTTAAGCATTAGTCAAGATACGGTCCTTTTTAGAGATTTATCAGCAGCAAAACTAAAAGTTGTGGGAATCGAAGGAGGATTCATCAATAGAAATTTTCAGATCAAAACCAAAAGAGGACTTATGTTCGTTCGCATTATCGTGGATTCAGTCAAAATTTCAGAGTACGACATGCAGGAAAAGAGGACTTACGCTCAAGTGGTGATGAATGCAGCCAGCAATGTGAAAGGCTGGGGTACCAAGGAAGGGATCAATGACAAATTTCAGAATGCAGAAGACTCCCAGGATATCCAAAGCAAGCACGAGGCTAATACCGAAAACCATCCAGTAGAAAACCAAGAAGGAATGTTCATGCATAAACAGAAGTGCGAGTCAGTGGACAGGAACAAGTTCAGAGATTATAATGCTCCCAAGATCGTCGATCAGGATGCTAACGCTGAAAATCGGAGCTGTGTTTCAGAACCATGGTTCCGGGGGAAGAACATTAAGATACTGAAAAAGTTAAAGCTGAAAGGGGTACAAGACTTTCATAAAGGGAAGATTGACTCTACAAACATTTCTGATACTCAAGAGTTTGGACAGCATTCTTTAGAAGAGGATTGTGGCCCTGCTGTAAGGAAATTTGAGCACGTTTATTGTAGGAAACAGAAAAAGCATCAACAAGAATCAGAACAAATGAATAAAGTACAAAAACCAAAGAAAGCAATCCTTGATATCGGTAAAGTATTAGATCTCGGGGAAGAAGGAATTTGGGAGGAACAACTATATCATGGCGCTAGAGACGACACCTCAGATGATGGCGGATATTTCAGCGATGCCGACAGTCATATATCCGACCACACGGATAAGTCATCAAGAAAATCATTACAATTCGAGGACTTGGGTGAATTCTTTGAACATTCTCCGGTGAAGGTACGCAATTTACCCATAAAATCAAAACCTTGCCAGTATCCTCCTCATTCTTCTTCTGTTTCAGATTCTTTTTTTGAGTCGGGGGGAGGGTTGGAGGGCTGGGGTGAGCGGGGAAACTGTTCGGTCATTAAAAATGTGGGTTTATCCGGAAATAAAATCATGGGACATCGTGAGGGGATGGATGAAGGGGTCAATTCAAAAGGCCTGGGAAAGCAGAAATTAAGCGTTGAAGACGAGAACGAGTGCCTAAGAATGATGGGTGTGGAGAAGGTGGAACTTAGAAACTTTGATGACGATGGAAAAATGGCGGAATGTGAGGCAGCCAGCTGTAGTAAGAGTAACAGGGTAGTAGGAGTGAATCAATGAAAGTCTTATCGTGGAATATTAGAGGGGCTGGATCAGCCACTAAGAGGGGATTGATTAGAGCCGTAATCGTCAAAGAAAAACCGGATTTAATAATCTTGCAGGAGACAAAAAAGATAGTGGTGGACAGGAGACTGATTTCTGGCCTTTGGAAGTCGAGATTTGTGGAATGGGTAAGCCTACCTGCATTGGGAAGGTCGGGGGGTATCACCATTATGTGGGATCCGAGAATTATAAGGGTTAAGGACAATTTGATTGGTGAATTCTCTGTTTCAATTCACATCCAGAATGATTCACAGCATGATTGGTGGTTCTCGGCTGTTTACGGACCGTGCCATCCGAGTCTTCGTAATAATTTTTGGGACGAGCTAGCGGGTCTGAGTGTGATTTGTGGAGAAAGATGGTGCTTGGGGGGAGATTTTAATGTTGTTAGGTCCACTCAGGAGAAAATTAATAGTTGTTCAATGACATCGAGTATGCAATGCTTCGATAGCTTGATACAGGAGCTTCAGTTATGTGATCCGCCTCTATTGAATGGCAAATTCACCTGGTCGAATCTTAGGACTTCTCCCATTTGTTGTCGACTAGATAGATTTCTGTTCTCGGTGGGATGGACTGAAATTTATCCATTCTATAGACAATCGATCTTACCTCGAGTAACTTCGGATCATTTTCCGTTAATTCTAGACTTGGAAAAAACAAAATGGGGCCCAACGCCTTTCAGATTCGAGAACGCATGGCTCAGGGACCAAAGCTTCAAAAACTTGACACAATTATGGTGGAATAACTCCATATCTCAAGGATGGGCGGGATATAGGATGATGATGAAATTGAAGACAATGAAGGATGATATCAAAAAATGGAACAAAGATGTCTATGGAAAGACAGAGATGAAAATGGCTGAATTATCGAACAAAATCAGAAGATATGACAGTTTAGAGGGTGAGGGGAAGGCTTCGGAACGTGTAGTGGCCGAGAGGATAGAAGCGAAGATGATGTTAGAAGAGATGATTAATCGAAAGAATCAAATGAATTTTCAGAAAAGCAAGATAAAATGGATCAAAGAAGGGGATCATAATTCTAAATTCTTTCACTCGCTTCTTAACCACCGTAAGAGTAAGGCAATCATTGATAAAATCGAAAGAAATGATGGTACAATTACAACTAGTGAGGATGAAATCGTTTCAATCATTTCAGAATTCTTCATGAGATTGTACAGCAAGTCGGGAGATAGATGTTGGGGTATTGAAGGCGTGAATTGGAGTCCAATTGAAGCCGTGATGAGTCGTCAACTTGAACAAAAATTTAGCGAAGAAGAGGTGAAAGAAGCAGTCTTCAAGTGTGATGGGGGCAAGAGCCCGGGACCTGATGGATTTACCCTCGCTTTTTTCCAGGAATGCTGGGAATTAGTAAAGACAGATATCATGTTGGTTTTTGATGAATTTTTCAGTAGTGGCATCGTCAATGGAATCACCAATGAGACTTATATATGCTTGATTAGAAAGAAAGCCGACTCGTTCAAGGTAAAGGATTTTAGACCCATTAGTCTAATAACAAGCATATACAAAATTTTATCAAAAGTCCTATCAGCAAGACTGAAGAGAGTCATGGCGTCGACAATTTCAGAATCTCAAAATGCATTTGTTGAAGGACGACAGATTCTCGACTGTGGCCTTATAGCGAATGAATTGCTCGAAGAAACTAGGATTAAGAAAACAAAAGGATGGGTTTTGAAAGTGGATTTTGAGAAGGCCTACGACAATGTGAGTTGGGAGTTTTTGGATTACGTTTTAATGAAGAAAGGGTTTGGAGACAGATGGAGATCATGGATGAGAGGTTGTGTATCGAAGGTAACTTTTTCAGTTATGATCAATGGCCGACCGAGAGGAAAATTCAGGGCTTTCAAAGGTCTTCGTCAAGGAGATCCATTATCTCCCTTTCTTTTCAACTTGGTTGTTGATGTGTTGGGAAGATTGATAGACAAAGCCAAGGAATCACATCTTTTAAAGGGGATAGAGGTAGGCAAAGAAAAGATTGAGATAACTCATATCCAGTTTGCGGATGACACGCTTTTTTTCGCAAGGAGCGACGATCACATAAAATTCTTGGCTAAAGTGGTGCATTCATTTTGTGATATATCGGGTTTAAAGATCAATTGGGAGAAGAGCTCACTGCTGGGAATTAACCGCGATAGTTATCAAATTGAAAGGTTGGCAAGACACGTGGGATGTGGTACACAGTTATGGCCTATTACTTATTTGGGTGTACCCTTGGGTGGAAATCCTTTGAAAGAAGTATTTTGGCAGCCTGTGGTTGCTAAAATGTCCAGAAAATTGGCCACATGGAAGAAAGCATTTTTGTCGAAAGGAGGTAGATTAACATTGATTCTTTCGGTGTTGAATTCGATGCCCATTTATT is part of the Primulina eburnea isolate SZY01 chromosome 1, ASM2296580v1, whole genome shotgun sequence genome and encodes:
- the LOC140837343 gene encoding protein Asterix, producing the protein MASQDRSNAYFLASNDPRQPSATRPYKPQPVAPQDLPIDYSGFIAVIFGVLGAMFRYKVCSWLAIIFCAQSLANMRNMENDLKQISMAMMFGIMGLVTNYMGLGPRSSTKS
- the LOC140837357 gene encoding protein LEO1 homolog: MVGEEKRHQMMQNLFGDQSEEEEEEEEIESEHESNRQPDYASDEVDGRPKGGGEGQGEAEIESEGEPQDLDHLHTESEGERDQSSQEVELGNQREESEDRYSESDEKEQYGQRGVTSRRRDAVDSGSERSAENHFAANEDDEENMAQSPRSLGDEKSDQFLHSAPEIRDVFGDSEDEEQAEYEVRNQIEEGNLSPVDEEENYEGELRPEDMIPDEDAPYDSEEDHTDAKPKEKPVGPPLELEIPLRHPPAESDKMNMIKVSNIMGIDYKPFDPKTFVEEDFYETDESGSRKRIRLENNVVRWRKFKKPDGSFSMESNARFVEWSDGSLQLLIGNEVLDISKQDAQHEQAHLFLRHGKGILQSQGSISSKMRFMPSSLSSNSHRLLTALVDSRHKKVYKVKNCITDIDPEREKEQKEKAVSQSIKASELLNRKKEKVNRKYTQPVRRERQLSPGFLEDALDEEDGRDYYDSRKHRRFEEDLELEARAEKRIINAKKGSKGIPHKSAFPAAKSSRRPVDFSESEKEESEYETEGEEDEDSPLHRRGEEAEQDYAEEEEEHEQGEEEETYVESEEEAEEAEQVNGSGGGLKRKDIESDEDSPPRKATTHRRMKMVYDSDEE